AACTTTCAATTTAGTTAGTTTCTCCTGGGTGTTTTTTAGAGCGAACAGCCTTACCGATGCTATGTACATATTGTCAAACATGATTAATATTTTTCACGAGTTCAAAGGAATAAGATTGTTATTGAGTTCGCAGGGGGAATTTCAATTAGATGTTTTAATCATCTCCATACTGTTGTTTTTTGCAATTAGTACCTCATTGAAAATTAAAAATATTTCCTCGATTTTTATTAAGCATAGTTTGGTTAGGTGGTTATGCTATTACTCTCTTGTTATCTATTTGATATTCTTTCGTGTCGTTAAACAACCTCAGTTTTTATATTTTGCATTCTAATATGAATAAAATTATAAGAAAATTGTTCTATTTATTGTTTCCTATTTTTGTAATATTTGTTGCAATTGTTTATTGCGTAGATAATAGTTCGTATAATGTATATAATGACGACCTAGAAAAAAAGATTACCGAATTTACAAAACCAAAATATGATTATACATTGGTTATTGCTGGTGATTCCAGGGCCGAAAGACAATTGGTGCCAGACATAATTCTTAGTAAATATAATATTAAATCGATAAATATTGCCACCTCAGCCTGCTCAGTTTCAAATATGTATAATGCACTTAAAAAATATGATCTACTCGATAAACAAATAACCGTCGTGGTCAGCGTAGGTTTTTTTCAGATAAATGATGGTGCAATTGATACTGGCTATATTTCAATGGCTGAAATAATTAGCATGTCTTTAAAAGATAAATTTATTTTATTTGCCAACGATATAGGTGGTTTGTATAGGAATTATTTAAATGCATTGCAGGAAAATATTGTTAACTTTTTTATAAAAGCGCCTTTTAGATTAAAGGAAAATGACGAGCGCTTGGAACATCATGGATTTAAACCTATTGATGGTTCAATTAATCTGCCACTCGACTTTTCTACTGATTCTGAAAATACAAAACACAGTTGGTACAAAAATATAAATGTTTATGGTGTGCGCTGGAAAAATATGCAGTCAACTTTGAATAAAATGTCTAAATCGAACTGTAAATTTATTTTATTTCAGGCACCTGTAAGCGACGCATTCAAAAAGCATGTGAATGGAACAAATATAGACAGATACGAGAAAGAATTTTCAAACATGCTCCAACAAGAGGCAGATAAATATAATAATATCGAATTTTACGATTTTTATTCGAGGTCACTATCAAACCTTACGAATGATGATTATTATGACCCACAACATCTCAACAGGTTTGGTGCCGAAAAATTTACTATACTTTTAATGGATGAGATTAAAAATAAACTACATAATACATCAAAATAATTGCTGCTTTATATATTTCTGTAGCCGGCTTCCCTTGATTTTTTAAACATTTATAATTGATGAGACGAGTTGGAGTGGTGGTTGATTTAAGCCGATTGTGTGGTGGTTTCCTGAATTTTTTAGGAAGTAGACACGCTAGGTTCAGGGTTTAGTGGCCGTAGGGCCATGGGAGTTTGAGTCTCCCATTGGGCACCAGAGAAAAAAATGGTTGTAACCTTCAATAGTTATGGTTTTTTCTTTTGTGATTGCGTCCAGGTTGCAGTTGGTTGCGTTTATATATCTCGGCCGAGACCGCTGGCAATCCAGATCAATTTCTGAAGCATCCTGCGTGCGCCAACTTCCGTCTTGCCTTCCCGAGCCGACGCGCTATCATGGCCCATCTGGTCGCGGTGGCGGCCTGCCGCTCGCGGCCTTTTAGAGCCTACGGCGCGGCCATCTCCTTGGTATTTGTCTGAATTTTCATGAACGGTCCCGTGATGCGCAATGGTTTGGCTGCTGTCGCCTTAGTGTTCGTCCTGTCACCCTGGAATGTCGCCGCTCTTGCGGCCGAAACTGCACCTGACGGCCAGGTCTCGCGGGCTGCCGACGCCAAGGCGGCTGCCGCGGCGGCGCAGGCCGAACTGGTCGGGATGGACGCCGACGGCAACGGTGTGCGCGACGATCTCGATGCGCAGATCGAGGCACGTGCGGACAGCTCGGAGCAGAAGTCGGCACTGCGCCAGTTGGCCGCTGCACTTGGGCAGACGCTCACCGTCTCTCTTTCTGAGCCGGCGCAGATCGAGACGGTGGCGCAGGGGACCCTGCGCGCCTACGTCTGCGTTTTTTCGCGCTTCCAGGCTGAGCCTGCGCGGGCAGCGGTCGCCGAGGTGCGCCGGCTCGTCTTCGACACTGCGCCGCGCGCGCTCGCGGACGCCGCCTACCGGCGGGTGCGCGGCCCCGCGCTCGCGAGCATCCCCTACGGGGAGGCCTGCATCGGGGCACAGCCGCCTGGCACTGCTTCAGCTTTCTCGCCAGCGGCCCCGAAGGCTGAATCGAGTACCTCAGCCCGGCCGTGAACGGGCCGGCCGTTCCGCACGGCCTGCTCCAGATGGCCGCGGCCCAGCTCCAGCCACCAGCGATCCCGCTTTTGTCCCCGTCTCGCGCGGCAAAACGTTTGGTTAACGTGTTGCCGAAGAGGTGCCTTTCTCTTCCGGCGGCCAGTATTATTCCAACAGGCTACCGTACAGAAAATCACGACTGGCCGGATCGTTTTACCGTCTGATATTGTCGTGACTTGTACAACATCTTCAGGGGCCATTCTGATCGGCAGATCGGATGGCCTTATTCTTGTGAAGAAGTGGTTCTTACTACGGGGCGCTTTTGGGGAGAGCTAAAGCCGGGAGGGGGAGGAGAGAATAGCATGGCCCTTGAAACACGTTCCAGATCAAGTTAAGGTTGCATTGAACCTGTGTGTACGCACAGGCCCTGCTGAAGCGGCCCCTGGGGATTGGCTCCAGGGGTCGCTCTTTAGGTCCTGATCAGGGCATATGTGAAACTCCCCAAACCGGTGGTTGGCTGAGGCCATTTTTCAGTCAGGCGAAATTGTTGGACATTCGCGGCCGAATCGTTGCGACACCTTTGGAGGCTAATGAAGACTATCAATGTGCCCCCCCAGGATATGTCGCGATTGATGTTGTTGCCGTACGCCAATTACATTCATTTCGGCCACAAGACAGGGAGTTCCACCACGAAAGACAACATGATGAAATTACTTGGCAGCATCATCCTGACAGGGGTATTGATCTGCGGGCTTCAGACGGGCAATGCCCGTGCTGCCGTGCCGCTCAGTGCCCAGGAGGCGTACGAGATCGCTCTGGACGCCTATGTCTACTTCTATCCATTGGTGACGATGGACGTTACGCGCCGGCAGATGACCAACCTGGAAGAGGGGAAGAAGCCTGGCTACGGACCGATGAATACCTTCACCCACACCCGGACCTACCCGCCTGCGGACTTGAAGGTGGTGGTGCGGCCAAACTTCGATACCCTCTACTCGATTGCCTGGCTCGATCTGACCAGAGAACCGGTGGTCGTCTCGGTGCCGGATACCGGCGGGCGCTACTACCTCATGCCGATACTGGACATGTGGACCGACGTGTTCGCCGTTCCGGGCAAGCGAACCACCGGCACTGGGGCGGGGAGTTTCGCCATAGTGCCGGCAGGCTGGAAGGGGGAACTGCCGCAGGGGGTTGAGCGCATCGACGCGCCCACGCCCTACGTCTGGATCATTGGCCGCACCCAGACCAACGGGCCGGACGATTATGCCGCCGTGCACAAGGTACAGGACGGGTATGCGATCACTCCACTATCCCAACTGGGCAAGACGCCGCAGCCGATGGCATTCAAGGCCGATCCCACTGTCGACATGAAGA
This is a stretch of genomic DNA from Desulfuromonadales bacterium. It encodes these proteins:
- a CDS encoding DUF1254 domain-containing protein, with the translated sequence MMKLLGSIILTGVLICGLQTGNARAAVPLSAQEAYEIALDAYVYFYPLVTMDVTRRQMTNLEEGKKPGYGPMNTFTHTRTYPPADLKVVVRPNFDTLYSIAWLDLTREPVVVSVPDTGGRYYLMPILDMWTDVFAVPGKRTTGTGAGSFAIVPAGWKGELPQGVERIDAPTPYVWIIGRTQTNGPDDYAAVHKVQDGYAITPLSQLGKTPQPMAFKADPTVDMKTPPLEIVNSMRTADFFKYAAELMKLHPPHLVDWSLVARMRRLGIEPGKSFDFDNADPVVKKAIEAAPKAAQELMAWKLPSLARVENYWSMNTDTMGVYGNYYLKRSIITQQGLGANVPEDAIYPLNIGDKDGKPLDGTSNYTIHFDKDDIPP